A DNA window from Paenibacillus andongensis contains the following coding sequences:
- a CDS encoding spore germination protein — protein sequence MDEYKKSTLAKTSVRSFFVSGLVILFSNIMNLIVLGPQLLNISTVPLLQAVQLIQIAEVFERFDAFVILLFYAGIFIKATLWFLAAVIGLSQLFQTDYRRFALPVGVIIFITSLLPSSWQLHLEIGKIVGEQFMLNKIFIGVIPAILFLVMLIKGQGKQIKG from the coding sequence GTGGACGAATACAAAAAAAGCACCTTGGCTAAAACGTCGGTTCGATCTTTTTTTGTATCCGGGCTGGTTATCCTTTTCTCGAACATTATGAATCTAATTGTTCTGGGTCCGCAACTACTTAACATTAGTACTGTACCTTTATTACAAGCTGTTCAGTTGATTCAGATCGCCGAAGTATTCGAGCGTTTTGACGCATTTGTGATCTTACTTTTTTATGCTGGGATTTTTATCAAAGCAACATTATGGTTTTTGGCTGCCGTAATTGGGTTATCTCAGCTGTTTCAAACAGACTATCGAAGGTTTGCGCTTCCTGTTGGAGTCATTATTTTTATAACTTCCCTTCTCCCGTCAAGCTGGCAGTTGCATCTGGAGATTGGGAAAATCGTCGGGGAGCAGTTTATGTTAAATAAGATATTCATTGGAGTCATACCGGCCATACTTTTTCTTGTTATGTTGATTAAAGGACAGGGGAAACAAATTAAAGGATAG
- the nirB gene encoding nitrite reductase large subunit NirB produces MKKKIVLIGNGMAGVSCIEQLLKIAPNRYEITIFGSEPHPNYNRILLSSVLAGDADMKDIVINDWSWYEENHITLHTGQTVNKIDTERKLVSTDGGITVPYDELIIATGSLPFILPLPGADKEGVIAFRDIKDCEKMIETAKNYKKAVVIGGGLLGLEAARGLLNLNMEVSVVHINEYLMNLQLDRTASFLLQQELERQGMKFLLKKNSESIVGKKRVTGLRFTDGSEVDADLIVMAVGIRPNIALAKSSGIDINRGIVVNDFLETNVPNVYSIGECAEHRGVAYGLVAPLYEQGAVLAKRLAGVETAGYQGSVVSTKLKVSGVDVFSAGEYADKPDTRAVRVQDDFEGIYKKVVIREGKVIGAVLFGDISDSSRLFAMIRNGEDVTGKEKTVLLGDGGGKAKSGVEMVAAMSEDEIVCGCNGVSKGAIVQAIQEKGCSSVNDIKACTKASASCGGCKPLVADVLTYVLGEDGVKTVNEGICGCTTLGRDEVVEAIRGMRLTTTKEVMNVLEWSNSEGCSKCRPALNYYLGMVWPETHEDERESRFVNERNHANIQKDGTYSVVPRMYGGVTTPKDLKKIAEIAEKYEVPLVKMTGGQRIDLLGVKKEDLPGMWADLDMPSGYAYGKSLRTVKTCVGSTFCRFGTQDAIGMGIQLEKRFEGLNTPAKVKMAVSGCPRNCAEATIKDFGVVAIDGGWELHVGGNGGTKLRGTDLLCKVKSEEEVLEWSGAYLQYYRETGKYNERTAEWVERVGLDTIKVALESKEDRTALVDRIEKTLDLMKDPWKEIIEQQALRKTFVPMEEQSADIFK; encoded by the coding sequence ATGAAGAAAAAAATTGTTTTAATAGGAAATGGAATGGCTGGAGTCAGCTGTATTGAGCAATTACTAAAGATTGCACCGAACCGCTATGAAATTACGATCTTCGGAAGCGAACCCCATCCAAACTATAATCGTATCCTACTTTCATCGGTTTTAGCCGGAGATGCCGATATGAAAGACATTGTCATCAATGACTGGTCCTGGTACGAAGAGAATCACATTACATTGCACACGGGTCAAACAGTTAACAAAATTGATACAGAGCGCAAGCTCGTCAGCACAGACGGCGGGATAACTGTACCCTATGATGAATTGATCATTGCGACAGGATCTCTGCCATTCATTCTTCCGCTACCTGGTGCGGACAAAGAAGGTGTCATTGCCTTCCGGGATATCAAAGATTGCGAGAAGATGATCGAAACGGCCAAGAACTACAAAAAAGCTGTCGTCATCGGAGGCGGTCTGCTCGGGTTGGAAGCTGCTCGTGGACTGCTGAACCTGAATATGGAAGTGTCGGTCGTTCACATTAATGAATACTTGATGAATCTCCAACTTGATAGAACAGCTTCATTCTTGCTACAGCAAGAGTTGGAACGCCAAGGCATGAAATTCTTGCTTAAGAAAAACAGTGAATCGATTGTTGGTAAAAAGCGCGTAACGGGTCTTCGATTTACAGATGGATCGGAAGTCGATGCCGACCTTATTGTTATGGCTGTAGGAATTCGTCCTAATATTGCGCTTGCGAAAAGCAGCGGCATCGATATCAATCGAGGTATCGTCGTCAATGACTTTTTGGAAACGAATGTGCCGAACGTCTACTCCATTGGCGAGTGTGCTGAGCATCGCGGGGTAGCCTACGGCTTGGTTGCTCCGCTTTATGAGCAAGGTGCCGTGCTTGCCAAACGACTCGCAGGTGTAGAGACAGCAGGCTATCAAGGCTCCGTTGTATCAACCAAGCTGAAAGTATCGGGTGTGGATGTATTTTCAGCGGGCGAATATGCAGATAAGCCAGATACGCGCGCAGTTCGCGTGCAGGACGATTTCGAAGGGATTTATAAGAAGGTCGTCATCAGAGAAGGGAAAGTCATCGGTGCGGTGCTGTTCGGTGATATCAGTGACAGCTCTCGTTTATTTGCAATGATTCGTAATGGCGAAGACGTAACAGGCAAAGAAAAGACTGTGCTCTTAGGTGATGGTGGAGGCAAGGCCAAATCCGGAGTAGAGATGGTTGCTGCCATGAGCGAGGACGAGATCGTATGCGGCTGTAACGGAGTTTCCAAAGGTGCGATCGTACAGGCGATTCAGGAGAAAGGCTGCTCTAGCGTCAATGATATCAAAGCATGTACCAAAGCGTCCGCTTCCTGCGGAGGTTGTAAACCGCTAGTGGCCGATGTACTCACTTATGTCCTTGGAGAAGACGGAGTAAAAACCGTTAACGAAGGTATTTGCGGTTGTACGACACTTGGACGCGACGAAGTCGTAGAAGCGATTCGCGGTATGAGATTGACGACCACGAAGGAAGTTATGAACGTACTCGAATGGTCCAACTCGGAAGGTTGCTCCAAATGCCGCCCAGCACTGAATTACTATCTCGGTATGGTATGGCCGGAAACGCATGAGGACGAAAGAGAGTCGCGTTTTGTGAATGAGCGCAATCATGCGAACATCCAGAAAGACGGTACGTACTCGGTCGTTCCAAGAATGTACGGCGGTGTAACGACGCCGAAGGATTTGAAGAAAATCGCAGAAATCGCCGAGAAATACGAAGTGCCTCTTGTGAAAATGACAGGCGGACAGCGGATTGACTTGCTTGGCGTGAAGAAAGAAGACCTGCCTGGCATGTGGGCTGATCTGGATATGCCTTCAGGCTATGCGTACGGTAAGTCGCTGCGTACAGTGAAAACGTGCGTAGGTTCAACGTTCTGCCGCTTCGGAACCCAAGATGCTATCGGCATGGGTATTCAGCTTGAGAAAAGATTCGAGGGTCTGAATACACCGGCAAAAGTGAAAATGGCGGTATCGGGCTGTCCCCGGAACTGTGCGGAAGCTACAATTAAGGACTTTGGCGTTGTGGCCATTGACGGCGGCTGGGAACTGCATGTCGGAGGTAACGGCGGGACAAAACTTCGTGGAACCGATTTGCTGTGCAAAGTGAAATCCGAAGAAGAAGTGCTTGAATGGTCCGGTGCTTACCTGCAATACTATCGCGAAACAGGGAAATACAACGAACGGACTGCCGAGTGGGTGGAACGTGTCGGTTTAGATACGATCAAAGTGGCGCTAGAATCCAAAGAAGATCGCACTGCACTTGTAGACCGCATTGAGAAGACGCTGGATCTGATGAAAGATCCTTGGAAAGAAATCATTGAACAGCAAGCGCTGCGCAAGACGTTTGTACCAATGGAAGAACAGTCGGCAGACATATTTAAATAG
- the nirD gene encoding nitrite reductase small subunit NirD: MKRVHVGHISEIAEKRSRVVRIGSLEVAMFKLSDGAIKAIENRCPHKAGKLSEGIVCDHHVFCPLHDWKIDLHDGLVQAPDEGGVTSFQVEIDDASGEMYLHMDK, translated from the coding sequence ATGAAACGGGTTCACGTTGGACATATTTCAGAAATTGCTGAAAAAAGATCGAGGGTTGTTCGGATTGGATCCTTGGAAGTCGCGATGTTTAAGCTTTCAGATGGTGCTATCAAAGCTATCGAGAATCGCTGTCCGCACAAAGCAGGTAAGCTTTCTGAAGGAATCGTTTGTGATCATCACGTATTTTGTCCTCTGCATGATTGGAAAATCGACCTGCATGACGGGCTTGTTCAAGCGCCGGATGAGGGGGGTGTAACGTCCTTCCAGGTGGAGATCGACGACGCTAGCGGAGAAATGTATTTGCACATGGATAAATAA
- the cobA gene encoding uroporphyrinogen-III C-methyltransferase: MENNKGKVFFVGAGPGDPELITVKGLKCIQSSDVIVYDRLANPELLNMARKDAEFIYCGKQPNHHSIQQEQINEIIALKALEGKIVTRLKGGDPCVFGRVGEEAEKLVEHGVAFEIIPGITAGIAAPAYAGIPVTHRKVASTFAMVTGHLCQDDTISPDKWKALATGIDTIAFYMGMGNITYLCNQLIHYGRNPETPVAVVSWGTTEDQKTIISSLNHLEKTLQDQNMPNPAIILVGDVVHLRERLSWFAENNL, encoded by the coding sequence ATGGAAAATAATAAAGGTAAAGTATTTTTTGTTGGGGCTGGGCCGGGAGATCCCGAGTTAATTACTGTCAAAGGTTTAAAATGTATTCAATCTTCTGATGTGATCGTGTATGACCGCCTTGCCAATCCGGAGTTATTAAATATGGCTCGTAAAGATGCGGAGTTCATTTACTGTGGGAAGCAGCCGAACCATCACTCGATTCAACAAGAGCAAATCAATGAAATCATTGCCTTAAAAGCTCTTGAAGGTAAGATAGTTACTCGTCTAAAAGGTGGAGATCCTTGTGTATTCGGACGTGTCGGAGAAGAAGCGGAGAAATTAGTTGAGCACGGAGTAGCATTTGAAATCATACCCGGGATTACTGCTGGAATCGCTGCGCCCGCTTATGCAGGCATACCAGTTACTCATCGGAAAGTAGCTTCAACGTTTGCCATGGTAACCGGGCATTTGTGTCAAGACGACACAATTTCACCTGACAAGTGGAAGGCGCTTGCTACCGGTATTGATACGATTGCATTTTATATGGGAATGGGAAATATCACTTATTTGTGTAACCAGCTTATTCACTATGGAAGGAACCCCGAGACGCCGGTTGCAGTTGTATCTTGGGGGACAACCGAGGATCAAAAGACAATCATAAGTTCGTTAAATCATTTGGAGAAAACACTACAGGATCAAAATATGCCCAATCCGGCTATCATCCTGGTTGGTGACGTCGTTCATTTAAGAGAAAGGCTATCTTGGTTCGCCGAAAATAATTTGTGA
- a CDS encoding aldo/keto reductase has protein sequence MKHLQDTIQLNHGKAFPWLGLGVFQVEDGDTVIAAVEEAIVVGYRHIDTAAIYQNEEGVGEGIRRGLKRTGLQREDLFITSKLWNADQGYDSAIAAYEKSIKNLGLEKLDLYLIHWPVENKYLESWKALEYLYHEGRVGAIGVSNFQIRHLQNLLKEATVKPAINQVERHPRLVQNELKSFLDNNGIQAVAWAPLMQGEILHEPVIQAIADRAGKSVAQIVLRWQLQSGWATIPKSIQAKRIQSNAEIFDFSLNDADMTAISALDQHRRVGPDPDNFDF, from the coding sequence ATGAAACATTTACAAGATACAATTCAATTAAACCATGGTAAAGCTTTTCCTTGGCTAGGTCTAGGTGTCTTCCAGGTCGAGGATGGCGATACGGTCATTGCAGCCGTTGAAGAAGCCATTGTTGTTGGCTACCGTCATATTGATACAGCAGCTATTTATCAGAATGAAGAAGGCGTTGGAGAAGGGATTCGCCGTGGCTTGAAACGCACCGGACTTCAACGTGAAGACTTATTCATCACCTCGAAATTATGGAATGCAGATCAAGGCTACGATAGCGCAATAGCCGCTTATGAAAAAAGCATTAAGAATCTGGGATTAGAAAAGCTTGATTTATACCTGATCCATTGGCCTGTTGAAAATAAATATCTAGAAAGCTGGAAAGCGCTAGAGTATCTGTATCACGAAGGGCGTGTCGGGGCTATTGGAGTTAGCAATTTCCAAATCCGCCACCTGCAAAACCTGCTTAAAGAAGCAACTGTGAAACCGGCTATTAATCAAGTAGAGCGTCATCCAAGACTCGTCCAGAATGAACTTAAATCTTTTTTAGATAACAACGGGATTCAAGCTGTTGCTTGGGCCCCTCTCATGCAGGGGGAGATTTTGCATGAACCCGTCATCCAAGCTATTGCAGATCGCGCGGGAAAATCGGTTGCCCAAATCGTCCTTCGTTGGCAGCTGCAAAGCGGCTGGGCAACGATTCCGAAATCCATTCAAGCCAAACGCATTCAGTCCAATGCAGAAATCTTTGATTTCTCCTTAAATGATGCTGATATGACAGCTATTTCTGCACTTGATCAGCATCGCCGTGTGGGTCCAGACCCTGATAACTTTGATTTTTAA